The Thermanaerovibrio acidaminovorans DSM 6589 genome contains a region encoding:
- the gpmA gene encoding 2,3-diphosphoglycerate-dependent phosphoglycerate mutase, producing MYKIVLVRHGESQWNQENRFTGWTDVDLSPKGIEEARKAGRTLKEEGFTFDLAYTSVLKRAIRTLWLIQEEMDLMWIPVKPSWRLNERHYGALQGLNKAETAEKYGEEQVKIWRRSYDVRPPMLNQGDERDPILDPRYRDLPRELVPLGECLKDTVARVLPYWNDEIVPSLKEGRKVLLVAHGNSIRALVKYLDNVSDQDILELNIPTGIPLLYELDENFKPISSRYLGDPEEIAKAQQAVANQGKAKK from the coding sequence TTGTACAAGATAGTTCTGGTGCGACACGGGGAGAGTCAGTGGAACCAGGAGAACCGGTTCACCGGCTGGACCGACGTGGACCTGTCCCCCAAGGGGATAGAGGAGGCCCGGAAGGCGGGCAGGACCCTCAAGGAGGAGGGCTTCACCTTCGACCTGGCCTACACTTCGGTGCTCAAGCGGGCCATCCGGACCCTGTGGCTCATCCAGGAGGAGATGGATCTCATGTGGATCCCCGTCAAGCCCTCCTGGAGACTGAACGAGCGTCACTATGGAGCGCTGCAGGGGCTCAACAAGGCGGAGACCGCGGAGAAGTACGGGGAGGAGCAGGTAAAGATCTGGCGCAGGAGCTACGACGTGCGGCCCCCCATGCTGAACCAGGGGGACGAGAGGGACCCCATCCTGGACCCCCGCTACAGGGACCTTCCCAGGGAGCTGGTGCCCCTGGGGGAGTGCCTCAAGGACACGGTGGCCCGGGTGCTCCCCTACTGGAACGACGAGATCGTCCCTTCCCTCAAGGAGGGGCGCAAGGTCCTGCTGGTGGCCCACGGGAACAGCATAAGGGCCCTGGTCAAGTACCTGGACAACGTGTCCGACCAGGACATCCTGGAGCTCAACATCCCCACCGGCATACCCCTCCTCTACGAGCTGGACGAGAACTTCAAGCCCATATCCAGCCGCTACCTGGGGGACCCGGAGGAGATCGCCAAGGCCCAGCAGGCGGTGGCCAACCAGGGGAAGGCCAAGAAGTAA
- a CDS encoding ABC transporter ATP-binding protein has translation MLKVESLRVSYGKIEALKGVSLEVLAGELVALVGSNGAGKSTLMWTLAGVLRPMAGGVTFNGSPLPPNPSRVARMGMALVPERRRLFPELTVRENLLMGAFTRPRDEAPGTIEEVLQIFPPLSDKMDTLAGSLSGGEQQMVAIGRAIMSSPSLMLLDEPTLGLSPLMVDRVMDAILEVNRRGVSVLLVEQNAELALEISQRAYVLEGGSVVLEGPSRQVASNPAVRRAYLGDGVGIPSD, from the coding sequence GTGCTTAAGGTGGAGTCCCTCCGGGTCAGCTACGGCAAGATCGAGGCCCTGAAGGGGGTCAGCCTTGAGGTCTTAGCCGGGGAGCTGGTGGCGCTGGTGGGGTCCAACGGGGCGGGGAAGTCCACCCTAATGTGGACCCTGGCGGGGGTCCTAAGGCCCATGGCGGGCGGGGTGACCTTCAACGGATCCCCCCTGCCCCCCAATCCCTCCCGGGTGGCCCGGATGGGCATGGCCCTGGTGCCCGAGCGGCGGCGCCTCTTCCCGGAGCTCACGGTCCGGGAAAACCTGCTAATGGGGGCCTTCACCCGCCCCAGGGACGAGGCCCCGGGGACCATCGAGGAAGTGTTGCAGATATTCCCCCCCCTGTCGGACAAGATGGATACCCTGGCGGGCTCCCTTTCCGGGGGGGAGCAGCAGATGGTGGCCATAGGGAGGGCCATCATGTCCAGCCCGTCCCTGATGCTACTGGACGAGCCCACCCTGGGGCTCTCGCCCCTCATGGTGGACCGGGTGATGGACGCCATACTGGAGGTCAACCGAAGGGGCGTTTCGGTCCTCCTGGTGGAGCAGAACGCGGAGCTGGCACTGGAGATATCCCAGCGGGCCTACGTGCTGGAGGGGGGATCGGTGGTGCTGGAGGGTCCGTCCCGTCAGGTGGCGTCGAATCCGGCGGTGAGAAGGGCCTACCTGGGGGATGGGGTTGGCATCCCATCCGACTAG
- a CDS encoding ABC transporter ATP-binding protein, which produces MLRLESLSKSFGGVAAVRSLSMEVEEGLIWGLIGPNGAGKTTVFNLVSGAVRPDGGRVIFRGRDITALAPHRIVKLGMARTFQNIRLFHNLSCLENVCIPMLQAEGPLRSLLGFGGRDVRRKAMDLLDRVGLADMWDRGAGTLPYGLQRKLEIARALASGPRLLLLDEPAAGMNPEESRRLGDFITQVRQAFGLTVILIEHHMDVIMRICHRVTVMNFGSILFQGTPSEVLGSRDVMEAYMGRRRWAVGA; this is translated from the coding sequence GTGCTTAGGCTGGAGAGCCTTTCCAAGAGCTTCGGGGGCGTGGCGGCGGTGAGGTCCCTCTCCATGGAGGTGGAGGAGGGGCTCATATGGGGCCTCATAGGCCCCAACGGGGCGGGAAAGACCACGGTCTTCAACCTGGTGTCCGGCGCGGTGCGCCCCGACGGGGGCCGGGTGATCTTCCGGGGCCGGGATATAACCGCCCTGGCCCCCCACAGGATAGTCAAGCTGGGCATGGCGAGGACCTTCCAGAACATAAGGCTCTTCCATAACCTGTCGTGTCTTGAGAACGTGTGCATCCCCATGCTCCAGGCCGAGGGACCCTTGAGGTCCCTCCTGGGCTTCGGGGGCCGGGACGTCCGTCGAAAGGCCATGGACCTGCTGGACCGGGTGGGGCTGGCGGACATGTGGGACCGGGGGGCGGGCACCCTGCCCTACGGGCTCCAGCGGAAGCTGGAGATCGCCCGGGCGCTGGCGTCGGGGCCCAGGCTACTCCTCCTGGATGAGCCCGCGGCGGGGATGAACCCCGAGGAGTCCCGCCGCCTGGGGGACTTTATCACCCAGGTGCGTCAGGCCTTCGGCCTCACGGTGATCCTCATAGAACATCACATGGACGTGATCATGCGGATATGCCACCGGGTGACGGTGATGAACTTCGGCTCCATCCTCTTCCAGGGGACCCCGTCGGAGGTGCTGGGGTCCCGGGACGTGATGGAGGCCTACATGGGCCGGAGGAGGTGGGCGGTAGGTGCTTAA
- a CDS encoding branched-chain amino acid ABC transporter permease, translated as MDYVLSILSLGAINGIAVLGLAIFTGFTGMFSLGHSAFVGIGAYGSAILTYYYFVPFPLALLAGSLMAALVGLLVGAPALKADLRSDYFAIAILGFGEAFRVLVENLDLTNGARGLPGLEPFSTPAWIFGCLALALALAFNFVRSPLGRSCAAVREDPVAAQMAGVSLFTVRLCSLAFSAALCGLSGGLMAHYLSFVQPSMFTLTQSTMLLAAVIAGGMGSLTGPLLAAFIFVALPEALRMAQMWRLAAYGLILVAMMVLRPKGLMGYREVWQLLPAFRGRGDGRA; from the coding sequence ATGGACTACGTGCTGTCCATCCTGTCCCTGGGGGCCATAAACGGAATAGCGGTCCTGGGGCTCGCCATCTTCACCGGCTTCACCGGCATGTTCTCCCTGGGGCACTCCGCCTTTGTGGGCATTGGGGCCTACGGGTCCGCCATCCTGACCTACTACTACTTCGTTCCCTTCCCCCTGGCCCTGCTGGCGGGCTCCCTGATGGCCGCCCTGGTCGGCCTCCTGGTGGGTGCCCCGGCTCTGAAGGCGGACCTTAGGAGCGACTACTTCGCCATCGCCATCCTGGGCTTCGGGGAGGCGTTCCGGGTGCTGGTGGAGAACCTGGACCTCACCAATGGCGCCAGGGGGCTCCCCGGGCTGGAACCCTTCTCCACCCCGGCCTGGATCTTCGGGTGCCTCGCCCTGGCGCTGGCTCTGGCCTTCAACTTCGTCCGGTCCCCCCTGGGCCGGAGCTGCGCCGCGGTCCGGGAGGATCCGGTGGCGGCCCAGATGGCGGGGGTGAGCCTGTTCACCGTGAGGCTCTGTTCCCTGGCGTTCAGCGCCGCCCTGTGTGGCCTCTCCGGTGGCCTCATGGCCCATTACCTTTCCTTCGTCCAGCCCTCCATGTTCACCCTGACCCAGTCCACCATGTTGCTGGCGGCGGTCATAGCGGGGGGCATGGGGAGCCTCACGGGCCCCTTGCTGGCGGCCTTCATCTTCGTGGCCCTGCCGGAGGCTCTCCGCATGGCCCAGATGTGGCGCCTTGCGGCCTACGGGCTGATCCTGGTGGCCATGATGGTTTTGAGGCCCAAGGGCCTAATGGGGTATCGGGAGGTGTGGCAGCTACTGCCCGCCTTCAGGGGGAGAGGTGACGGGCGTGCTTAG
- a CDS encoding branched-chain amino acid ABC transporter permease — MFLQTLITGLSVGGVYALMALGYSLVFSVLNFSNFAHGAVIMLGAYMGLGLAMRLNLGLGLVVALSAVGAGVIGILNEKLAYSAIRRKGSPSLYLMISAMGCAVLLENLVYATIGSRFYSFPEFFPRTSVHLLGASISLMDLWAFGFSLLAIWGLNLFLTRSRTGMAIRAAVQDMTMCAVMGVNVDRLISVVFFLAGLFGGISGVFLGIKYLVYPTMGWVTNKAYIAAVIGGLGSLPGALVGGILLGLLETFVSTYVSSVMRDVFSFGLLVVLLLVRPNGLMGRRSAERI, encoded by the coding sequence TTGTTCTTGCAGACCTTGATAACCGGCCTCTCGGTGGGGGGTGTGTACGCCCTCATGGCCCTGGGGTACTCGTTGGTGTTCAGCGTGCTCAACTTCAGCAACTTCGCCCACGGGGCGGTGATAATGCTCGGGGCCTACATGGGCCTGGGGCTCGCCATGAGGCTCAACCTGGGGCTGGGCCTGGTGGTGGCCCTGAGCGCCGTGGGGGCGGGGGTGATCGGGATCCTGAACGAGAAGCTGGCCTACTCGGCCATCCGCCGGAAGGGATCCCCCTCCCTTTACCTCATGATATCCGCCATGGGCTGTGCGGTCCTGCTGGAGAACCTGGTCTACGCCACCATAGGGTCCCGGTTCTACTCCTTCCCGGAGTTCTTCCCGCGCACCTCGGTCCACCTCCTTGGGGCCTCGATAAGCCTCATGGACCTTTGGGCCTTCGGGTTCTCCCTCCTGGCCATCTGGGGGCTCAACCTGTTCCTCACCCGGTCCAGGACCGGTATGGCCATAAGGGCGGCGGTGCAGGACATGACCATGTGTGCCGTCATGGGGGTCAACGTGGACCGGCTCATCTCGGTGGTCTTCTTCCTGGCGGGGCTCTTTGGGGGCATATCGGGGGTCTTCCTGGGCATAAAGTACCTGGTCTACCCCACCATGGGCTGGGTTACCAACAAGGCCTACATAGCGGCGGTCATAGGGGGCCTGGGGAGCCTGCCGGGGGCCCTGGTGGGGGGGATCCTCCTGGGGCTCCTGGAGACCTTTGTCTCCACCTACGTCTCCAGCGTCATGCGGGACGTGTTCAGCTTCGGCCTCCTGGTGGTGCTGCTCCTGGTCCGGCCAAACGGCCTCATGGGCCGCAGGTCCGCGGAGAGGATATAG
- a CDS encoding ABC transporter substrate-binding protein — MRFFAWLGGAMLLVMALVSGAPAAEEIKIGHSVSLTGGASMWGQSEKLALDLLVKRINAQGGVLGRKIRLISYDNRNDPVESVNVARRLIDDRVVAIIGPAQSGNAIATAPVVERARIPMVVTTATNPYVTIDKRTGKTRAFVFRPCFIDPFQGTVAARFAYRDLKARTAAILYDVGSDYGQWLARYFEEAFAKEGGKVVAKEAFRTDELDYRAQMGKIRSVKPDVIFIPTSQKEAAMAAKQARDMGIRSTLLGTDNWGSPDIIDLGGNAVHGSYFVNLTDLSDPDIKGFVAEYRRAYGADPVLPNPVMAQDALLLIVNAIKVSKGTDGERMARAMENTRNLKVTSGTLTIDPKTHDPLDKPAVIQRVDVKARSFQFVKKFDPKGR, encoded by the coding sequence ATGAGGTTCTTTGCGTGGCTGGGGGGGGCGATGCTGCTGGTCATGGCTTTGGTCTCCGGGGCTCCGGCGGCGGAGGAGATAAAGATAGGTCACTCGGTGTCGCTCACCGGCGGGGCCTCCATGTGGGGCCAGTCGGAGAAGCTGGCGTTGGATCTTTTGGTGAAGAGGATAAACGCCCAGGGGGGCGTACTTGGGCGAAAGATAAGGCTCATAAGCTACGACAACCGTAACGATCCGGTGGAGTCGGTGAACGTGGCCCGTCGGCTCATCGACGACCGGGTGGTGGCCATAATAGGCCCCGCCCAGAGCGGCAACGCCATAGCCACCGCCCCGGTGGTGGAGAGGGCCAGGATCCCCATGGTGGTCACCACCGCCACCAACCCCTACGTCACCATCGACAAGAGGACCGGCAAGACCCGGGCCTTCGTCTTCCGCCCCTGCTTCATCGACCCCTTCCAGGGCACCGTGGCGGCCCGGTTCGCCTACCGGGACCTCAAGGCCAGGACCGCCGCCATCCTCTACGATGTGGGCTCCGATTACGGCCAGTGGCTGGCCCGCTACTTCGAGGAGGCCTTCGCAAAGGAGGGGGGCAAGGTGGTGGCCAAGGAGGCCTTCCGGACCGACGAGCTGGACTACCGGGCCCAGATGGGCAAGATCCGCTCCGTCAAGCCCGACGTGATCTTCATCCCCACCAGCCAGAAGGAGGCCGCCATGGCGGCCAAGCAGGCTAGGGACATGGGCATCCGCTCCACCCTGCTGGGCACCGACAACTGGGGGAGCCCGGATATAATCGACCTGGGGGGCAACGCGGTGCACGGCAGCTACTTCGTGAACCTGACGGACCTCTCGGATCCGGACATAAAGGGCTTCGTGGCGGAGTACAGGAGGGCCTACGGGGCGGATCCGGTGTTGCCCAACCCGGTCATGGCCCAGGATGCCCTGCTGCTGATCGTGAACGCCATAAAGGTCTCCAAGGGCACCGACGGGGAGAGGATGGCCCGGGCCATGGAGAACACCCGGAACCTCAAGGTCACCAGCGGCACCCTGACCATTGACCCCAAGACCCACGACCCGCTCGACAAGCCGGCGGTGATCCAGAGGGTGGACGTGAAGGCCCGTTCGTTCCAGTTCGTCAAGAAGTTCGATCCAAAGGGGCGCTAG
- a CDS encoding FCD domain-containing protein: MDRGAELELNVLMIIRDSMVPMGAGAIRRELERRGIFVSEATVGRLLVDLEILGMLRKDRNKGRKITDLGLKRLELLERDSVSRSMASNLVDSILSDERDRIMDLLEARRAVEQEVARLSAQRATEDQIRALWASVECMEEAVRRGNPVWEEDGRFHRMLAMASGNRLLVAVVELLRQNPFDARGLEMVRRLSGRLANSDHRSIMEAVERRDPHGAEMAMRRHIDNLVEDCRRLSSGLEEAKLP, from the coding sequence TTGGACAGGGGAGCGGAGCTGGAGCTTAACGTCCTCATGATCATAAGGGACTCGATGGTCCCCATGGGGGCCGGGGCCATAAGGAGGGAGCTGGAGAGGCGGGGCATCTTCGTCTCCGAGGCGACGGTGGGTCGCCTCCTGGTGGACCTGGAGATCCTCGGAATGCTCAGGAAGGACCGGAACAAGGGCCGCAAGATAACCGACCTGGGGCTGAAACGGCTGGAGTTGCTGGAGCGGGACAGCGTCAGCAGGTCCATGGCCAGCAATCTGGTGGACTCAATCCTCTCCGACGAGAGGGACCGGATCATGGACCTGCTGGAGGCTAGAAGGGCGGTGGAGCAGGAGGTGGCCCGCCTGTCGGCCCAACGGGCCACTGAGGACCAGATAAGGGCCCTGTGGGCATCGGTGGAGTGCATGGAGGAGGCGGTCCGGCGGGGAAACCCGGTCTGGGAGGAGGATGGCCGCTTTCACCGCATGCTGGCCATGGCCTCCGGCAACCGGCTACTGGTGGCGGTGGTGGAGCTCCTTCGCCAGAACCCCTTCGACGCCCGGGGGCTTGAGATGGTGCGCCGCCTCTCGGGACGGCTGGCCAACTCGGACCACCGGTCCATCATGGAGGCGGTGGAACGCCGGGACCCCCATGGGGCGGAGATGGCCATGAGGCGGCACATAGACAACCTGGTTGAGGACTGCCGGCGCCTTTCGTCCGGCTTGGAGGAAGCTAAACTACCTTAG